GCCACGACGCTCAAGCCCGGCTCGGCCTCCCTGCCCCTGCCCGGCATCGACCCCATCATCGTGGACAACGAGAACAAGGAAGTCGGCCCCGACCAGGGCGGGTTCCTGGTCATCCGCAAACCCTGGCCGGGCATGCTGCGCGGCATCTGGAACGCGCCGGAACGCTTCAAGCAGCAGTACTTCGCCGGGTTCAAGGGCCGGTACGAATCCGGCGACGGGGCGCGGCGCGACACGGAAGGCTATTTCTGGATCATGGGGCGGGTGGACGACGTCATTAACGTCTCCGGCCACCGCATGGGCACGGCCGAAATCGAATCGGCCTTGGTGTCCCATCCGACCGTGGCCGAGGCGGCCGTGGTCGGCATGCCCCACGAGGTCAAGGGCCAAAGCATCTACGCCTACGTGACGCTCAAAGCCGGCTACGAGGAGAACGAGGAACTGCTCAAGGCGCTCAAGCTCCACGTGCGCAAGGAGATCGGGCCCATCGCCGCGCCGGAAGTGATCCAGTTCGCGCCGGGACTGCCCAAGACCCGAAGCGGCAAGATCATGCGGCGCATCCTGCGCAAGATCGCCTCCAACGAGGTGGAAAGCCTGGGCGACACCTCGACCCTGGCCGATCCGAGCGTGGTGACGGAGCTGATCGAAGGCAAGAAGAAGCTGTTCGGTTAGGGACAGTTACGAAAAGCCCGGGGGAAACTTTGTCTTACGAAAAGTTTTCCCCGGGCCCCCTTTCCAAGGACTTTGCCTCGATGCGGGCTCCCGCCAGCTTCACGTCGTTGATAAAGACGAAAGCGGGCGAGTAGGAGAAAACCACAACTCCGCCAGCGGCCGTAAGTCCTCCCTGCGCGCCATTTTTCGCATCTCATCCGCCGCGACCACTCAAGCCGTTTTCCAGTCCCCTGCGTCGATTCCCATCGGCGGCCGAAAGTATCCTGGCCGCCCACAGCAACACGCCGCCATGGATATTTTCGGCAGCGCTGCCGTTTTTGTTTGTTTTCGTCAGCGGACGGATAGCCGCCAGCCGCGTTCGGGGGGGAATGCCCCGCCGCATCCATGCGCCTGGGAAATCCGTTTCACCGCCTGCTGCCTGTGAAGCTGACGCACCGGCCACAACATCCTTCTTTTATGAAAGAAATTCGCACCGGGCGCAGCCGACCAAGGATGCGCTCCGCAACGACATGAAATCGGTGTTTGACGATGTTGCGGCACAGTGGTGACGTTTGAAAAGCGTCTTGTATTCTCTGATTTTTGGAATAGAATCTGCATAAATTGAAAAAATTTGAAATTTTAGCTCTATACGCCTTATTATTTTAAAGATTTATAAAAAAATTATAACTTGAGTCCATGATTTGACTTTTATTTTTATCTATGTTTGGCTTGTTCCAGTATGAGAATAAATATTTAAGAATAATACATTGCATGCAATTGCCGACAGTAAAATATTGTATAAAATATTTTTTATACTTTATAAAAATAATAAGTTCAAATACAACATGGATGTGAAAAATACAATATATCACTCTGTGGAAAAATCATCTTTGTACAAACCGTACAAAGAATAAAACATGCAACAAGTGCATCACTTCAGTCAAACAGATGCACGAGCGCCAAGGAGGTATCATGGGAAACGATTTGGAAATCTGGCACGCCACCTACGAGGCAAAGACGCCGGAATCGCTCCAGGCGGCCTACAAGGCCTGGGCTCCGCGCTATGACCAGGACACGATCGAAGGTATGGGCTATGTTGCGCCCAACCTCGCCGCGTCCCTTTTGGACAATTATCTGGAGTCCAAGGCGTCGTGCGTCCTGGATGCCGGTTGCGGCACAGGGCAAGTCGGCGAAGCGCTCCAAAAAATCGGCTACAGCAACGTGGACGCCATGGACTACTCGCCGGACATGCTCGACCAGGCCGAAAAGAAAAATATCTACAACGAGCTTATCCGGGAAGACATGGGTAGCGGTATACGACTGCCGGAAAACAGCTATGACGCCACCATCTGTGTCGGGGCGCTCACCTACGCCCATGTCGGTCCCAACGTCTTCGAGGAGTTCGTGCGCATCACCAGGCCGAACGGTTACGTCTGCTTTACCATACGTGACGGCGCATACCAGAAGTACAACTACCGCAAGACGATGCTGGAACTCGAGGCGAACAATTCCTGGGAGCTCATGGCCATGCTGGATTGGGACTATCTCATCAAAGAAAGCGTTACGGCCAAGTTCTGCGCCTACAAAGTGCTCGAAACCTGAAGCCGGAGGATAACCGACGATGATCAGTGACAAAAAGACTCTTGAAAAAGTGTATACAGCGCGAAATTCCGAACAGCTCATGGACGCCTACAAGGATTGGGCGGTCCACTACGAGAACGACACCCTGGGCGAGTTCGGTTATGTGGCCCCCAAAGCCACGGCGAAAACATTGCACACCTTTGCCGCGGAGGCCGACCAACGCATCCTGGATGCCGGCTGCGGCACGGGGCTTGTCGGGCAAGCCCTCCGGGAACTTGGCTACGCCGCCATCGACGCCCTGGATTATTCCAAGGAAATGCTCGACCAGGCCGCCGGCAAAAACATCTACGCGAAGCACATCCAAGCCGATTTGCGCCAGCCCCTTGAAATCCCAAACGACACATACGACGCGGTCGTGTGCACCGGCACCTTCACCTATGGCCATGTGGACGCCCGGGCCTTCGACGAACTGATTCGCATCACCAAGCCCCAAGGCGTCATCGTCTTCACCATCCGTGACGGCGCGTACCAGGAACTCGGCTACCGCAAGCGCATGATCGATCTCGAGCTGGCCGAAGCCTGGGAGTTACTGACGTTCCACGACGAAGATTACCTCAGGGCTGAAAACGTCATCTGCAAAATGTGCGCGTATCGGGTTTTGTCCCCGGACCGCGCCCGGCAAGAAGCCTAAGCCCCAAAAATCCCTCGCGCGTTCGCGACAGTCGGGGCCGCAAACGTCCGGCAGGGCTCAGGGC
Above is a genomic segment from Solidesulfovibrio fructosivorans JJ] containing:
- a CDS encoding class I SAM-dependent DNA methyltransferase; translated protein: MGNDLEIWHATYEAKTPESLQAAYKAWAPRYDQDTIEGMGYVAPNLAASLLDNYLESKASCVLDAGCGTGQVGEALQKIGYSNVDAMDYSPDMLDQAEKKNIYNELIREDMGSGIRLPENSYDATICVGALTYAHVGPNVFEEFVRITRPNGYVCFTIRDGAYQKYNYRKTMLELEANNSWELMAMLDWDYLIKESVTAKFCAYKVLET
- a CDS encoding class I SAM-dependent DNA methyltransferase; this translates as MISDKKTLEKVYTARNSEQLMDAYKDWAVHYENDTLGEFGYVAPKATAKTLHTFAAEADQRILDAGCGTGLVGQALRELGYAAIDALDYSKEMLDQAAGKNIYAKHIQADLRQPLEIPNDTYDAVVCTGTFTYGHVDARAFDELIRITKPQGVIVFTIRDGAYQELGYRKRMIDLELAEAWELLTFHDEDYLRAENVICKMCAYRVLSPDRARQEA